TATTGTTCATCTGACAGCGGTTTCATTAACTGGGTTGGGCCAGGGTTGCTGCTGTTAACGTCATTGTAGCACAAAATGAGTGGTTGTTCATTCATATTATGAGAGACACTTTGCTTTTTTCCCTTTTCTGAAAACCGTAATGGTTCTTCTCTACAAACGCCGAACATCGGAAAAAGTATTTAAAACTAATTATCGATACCAAATCGAGCAATGGTTAAACCATACTGATTTTGATTTATTAAAACGTTAATTATTTTTTTAAAAATATCCGATGAATTTAAGAGGGTTTTTTAAATTTTTGTAGAATATTGATTTCGGTTGAATGACAACCAATCCATTTTTTGAAGGGGGAAGGTGCTTTGTTGAAAAAAGTGACTGTCATCGCACTCGGGTTGTTGGTGTTTGGATCCTGGACGCCTGCGATGGCCTATCAATTGTGGGGGTATAAGTGGGCCAGTTCCACCATCTCCTATGAGTGCGACATGTACGGCGATTATACGACCCAATGCAACAACGGCCGCAATGACTGGAACAGCCGCACCCGGGCAAACTTGGTTTATGGCGGCTCCAGTGCCGGTATCCGTACCAATGCCGCCGATTACGGCAACACCTCCTGGAGCGGACTCTGCTCCCTGACCCAAGTTTCCGGTAATACGATCCAACGGGCGGAAATTTCCATCAACACTCGTTATACCGATGGCTATTCCTCTTCTCAGCGTAAAGGCGTTATCACCCATGAACTGGGGCATGCTCTCGGGTTGGCCCATGAAGATCGTTTAGGACCCGGCGGCTCTGTGATGTACTCCAATGACGGCCGCACGGTTTATTCCCCCACTTCGGACGATGTCAACGGCGTCAACGCCATGTACTAAAATGAATTCAAAGGAGGATTGATCCATGATCAAGGCGATAAAGCCCAAAGCGTTCCCATTGGTCGTTGCCCTGTTGGTGGTGATGTTGATGGCGGGTTTATACATCTCATTTCTCGCTCCTAAGGAAATGGAGCTGGGTATTTCCGTCGATCATGCCTACGCTAGTGTAGATGAGATGAAAAAGGATGCGGAACTCATCGTAGAGGGTACCACTCTTTCTCAGGAAACCATCCGTTATGAAGGGGTTCTCTTCACTGCCAGCACGATCAAAGTGGAAAAAGTTTTGAACGGAGAGCTGCAACAAGAAGAGATCACCGTTTTGGAAACAGGTGGTTTTGACGGAAAAAACCATCTGACGATGGAACACAACCGCGTAATGGACACCTCTGACCGCTATATTTTATTCCTGGAGAAATATGAAGGCTCTGTCGTTGAGAATGATGCTTACGTAATCACTGGGGCATATCAAGGTAGGTTTAAGGTAAACGGTGATCAGCTGGAACCCGCTGAACATGTCAGCAAAGGTTTGGACAACATCGACAGCAAACAGGAGCTGTTGACCAATATCAAATAATTGGATAGGTGAACAGTTATGGCGATCCGTAGAAAAAACCCGCCCGGCAGCGGACGGATCACCGTGACAGGCTGTTTGGAACCGGGGTGTGGCAGCACTCCGGTTCTTTTTTGTCTGCATAATCATGGTATCACAGGAATCAAACTGTGATCCAGCTGAAAAAATGCCATAAATTTAGTACGACGGGAATATTACTCTTGCAATAAAATATCGATTTTAATATAGTGCCTTAGGGGGGGTATAAGCGAGAAGCGCAGAGAAAAATAGAAGCAATCGCTTTTTGATCACACTATCCTATTTTTAATCACCTTTACACTGACATCGCTGGGGGCGGATGAACAATAATCCTTAAACCTAATGGTTTCCCTATAATAAGGATAGAACTGAGTAGCGCTTCTCCCTCCACATCGCACTCACTCCCTACTCATATCATCCTCAAATGCACAACCCTACCTTTTGACCCCTCTCTTACGAAAGGAGTGTAAGCATGGAAGAAACAAAACGAAAAGGATTTGTGACTCGTTTTTTGGACATGATTGAATGGGTCGGAAACAAACTTCCCCATCCGATCACCTTATTCGCCATTCTCGCGTTATTGGTTATTCTTGCGTCCGGCCTATTTTCCGCCATGAATTTATCGGTGGATAATCCGGCGGAACCGGGAGAGACAGTAACGGTAAAAAATCTGTTGAGCGGTGAAGGTGTCGCCTTTATCTTCACCAGTATGGTGGACAATTTTATCAATTTTGCTCCATTGGGTGTGGTACTGGCTACCATGATCGGCATCGGACTAGCTGAGCGCACCGGCTTAATCAGCGCCCTGTTGCGTGGATTTGTCACCTCTGTGCCCAACCGCTTAATCACACTGGGATTGGTTTTTGCCGGCATTATGTCCAGCGTTGCCTCCGATGCCGGTTATGTCGTATTGCCGCCCCTTGGCGCCGTCATTTTCGCGGCGATGGGTCGACATCCCTTGGCCGGTCTGGCTGCTGCTTTTGCCGGTGTATCCGCCGGCTTTAGCGCCAACTTATTTCTATCGGCCACCGATCCTATGCTGGGCTCCCTTACCCAGGAAGCAGCCGCCACCCTTGATCCTGCCTATGCGGAAACGATCAACTTTGCCATGAATTATTATTTTATCGCCGCTTCCGTCTTCTTTCTTACGATTGTCGGTACCTTTGTTACGGAAAAAATCGTGGAACCGCGCTTAGGCGCATATAAAGGTGAAGTGAGTGGCAGCATCGAAGGGCTAAAGCCGGAAGAGAAAAAAGGGATCGTCGGTGCAGGGATTGCGCTATTAATCTCCGCCGGTCTGATGTCGCTTTTAATCTTGCCAGAATGGGGACCGATGCGTGGTGAAGGGGAAAGCCCCATTATCGACTCTCCCTTTATGCACTCGCTGGCCGTAGTGATTCTGATTTTGTTCTTCATCCCAGGGCTGGTTTACGGAATGATCACCAAAGCCATTCGCAGCGATAAAGATGTAGCGGATCAGTTGTCTGATACGATGGCCACCATGGGGATGTTTATTGTGCTGGCTTTTACCGCCGGTCAGTTTGTCGCATACTTTAACGAAACCAACATGGGGCTGATCCTCGCCGTCAACGGAGCCCAGTTTTTGGAGAACATCCAGTTGACCGGTATCCCATTGGTATTGGCTTTTATCGTGGTAACCGGTTTTATCAACCTCTTCATCGGTAGCGCCTCCGCCAAATGGGCCGTGATGGCACCGGTCTTTGTACCAATGATGATGCAGCTCGGCTATTCTCCCGAATTGACACAGATGGCTTACCGGGTCGCCGATTCCACCACCAACATCATCACACCATTGATGACCTACTTTGCCATCATTATCGCCTTCGCCCAAAAATACGATAAAAAGATGGGCATCGGCACACTCATCTCCACCATGTTGCCCTACTCCATCGTCTTCACCATCGCCTGGACCCTGATGTTGATCGTCTGGATGTTCCTCGGAATCGACCTCGGTCCTGGTTCACCGATTGAGTATAGTAAATGATTGGCGGATTAGAGTGATCGAACCCTGAAAAACGTTCATCAAAAAACAGCCTAGGACATGAAGTTCAAGGCTGTTTTTTTACGGAAATACGAGTGGATTAGTCTAACCCTGAGTGGTAAACATCAGCCATCGTTTGATCTCTGCCAATATCACTTCCCCCAAGATATCACTAACTTACTTGAGAATCTGTCATCGAATCTTAAAAAACAAACAAGGAATAGGGCTGATTGTTCTCTTGGTACTTTTGAAACAACTTTTCAAAGTACCGCTTCATCTCTTTTTTTTATTTTCTGCC
This sequence is a window from Desmospora activa DSM 45169. Protein-coding genes within it:
- a CDS encoding matrixin family metalloprotease, with protein sequence MTVIALGLLVFGSWTPAMAYQLWGYKWASSTISYECDMYGDYTTQCNNGRNDWNSRTRANLVYGGSSAGIRTNAADYGNTSWSGLCSLTQVSGNTIQRAEISINTRYTDGYSSSQRKGVITHELGHALGLAHEDRLGPGGSVMYSNDGRTVYSPTSDDVNGVNAMY
- a CDS encoding AbgT family transporter; translated protein: MEETKRKGFVTRFLDMIEWVGNKLPHPITLFAILALLVILASGLFSAMNLSVDNPAEPGETVTVKNLLSGEGVAFIFTSMVDNFINFAPLGVVLATMIGIGLAERTGLISALLRGFVTSVPNRLITLGLVFAGIMSSVASDAGYVVLPPLGAVIFAAMGRHPLAGLAAAFAGVSAGFSANLFLSATDPMLGSLTQEAAATLDPAYAETINFAMNYYFIAASVFFLTIVGTFVTEKIVEPRLGAYKGEVSGSIEGLKPEEKKGIVGAGIALLISAGLMSLLILPEWGPMRGEGESPIIDSPFMHSLAVVILILFFIPGLVYGMITKAIRSDKDVADQLSDTMATMGMFIVLAFTAGQFVAYFNETNMGLILAVNGAQFLENIQLTGIPLVLAFIVVTGFINLFIGSASAKWAVMAPVFVPMMMQLGYSPELTQMAYRVADSTTNIITPLMTYFAIIIAFAQKYDKKMGIGTLISTMLPYSIVFTIAWTLMLIVWMFLGIDLGPGSPIEYSK